In the genome of Acanthopagrus latus isolate v.2019 chromosome 4, fAcaLat1.1, whole genome shotgun sequence, the window CTCTAATGgtacaacttaaaaaaaattgaaaaaagaacaTCTATGGGtcataaaatattttgataGGTGGAAATAGTTATCTAAGCTCCTAAATTAAGGTACACTTAGTACTTTCAAATGTACAGtattaacaaaatgtaaatgtatcaaataCAATATGAAAATTGAAAGCTAGTAAGTGTACTTTAAGTTTAAAAGTGTCAGATTTTATCACAGATTAGTATGTAGACCAAAGTGTTTGAAGAGCTATACctagttttatttctttgccTCATTTATGGTTGACTTAAGTAACTTTTTCCACCTCAGGACCCTGGTAATGGTGATGACAGTATGAAGGCAGAAGCAGAAAATCCTGTGGAGGCTCACCAGGAATTGCAGCCTCAAGTTGAAGAGCAAATTCATCAGGAACGCATAGAACAAGTAGATGAGCAGCATGTGCAACAAATCCCAGAAGCCCCAGCAGCAGAGCAACGGCATGATCAACCTGTTCATCAAGGGCAACCAGAGATATGAATGCAGAAATGCAGATGCTGGTTCTGTCCACACTGTCACACAATGTGCTCACACCAGCAGAAGACTGATGATAGAGTTAAAACAATGCCCTCGACTGAGAggactttttcttcttcatccctATGAATGGTTTCTCTCTTGATTTGAATGCGAAGATTCTACCATCCATTTCACCTGACGAACGTGTTTTAAATTATTGCCcttactttatttttaaaaacattttctacaatGAGAACTAATTGGTATTAATGCTATTAAAATGGAAGCCATCATTAGTAGATATTTTATTCTGgaatatttgattttctttatttgtatttattaccctttttgtcacacatttgagCTTTTCTACGACATTCTGTTGTTTCGTGTACACCTGGATTGGCCTTATTGTATTTGACTCACCATAGGCTTAGGATATGCACCAGGAGTGCATCTGGACTGTTATCTAGTAAAACTGGTCTCATTTACAAACTGGTGTGCCATGAATCTTAAAATGTTGTCCTCCGTGAGAATTTGTTCAGCCCTCACATAACCTTAAATCATGTAATAAAATTAGGTTATTCAGGAGAAAATTCCCATCTTATTATGCAATATTTGCCAAGTCttaattgtttttcatgcaCGTGTATAAGCATTATATTTGGATGAGAATTGTGATGTGCCTGAATGAGTAGGAAACCATGAAAAAACAGACCAGTGTTTGGCTCTTAATGAGTTACAGCCATCTACCACCAGTCTTCCATCCTGATAGTTGAGGTCAGCTAGACCCTTGTGAAGTAACATAAGATGTAATTTGATTTTACGTTCAGCCTgcagacttttattttcatggttcttttttttttttttttaatttgcctttatgcattttttttttttttttttttttttacagctgaataaaataaaaatgttatttgccctgccttttttttctatctcttgTTTCTACggtttgtttgatttgtcagatttgtcaTTCAGTTTTAAAGGGCCAAACACAATATATACAAAGACAGTATGTATATGattgtactgtaaataaaattgTTAGAGAAGTTAAGAGATCAAAAACGATAAATGAATTGTGTGAATTTAGTatgtgaataattaaaaaattaacaattCAGGCGTCCTTGGTATGGACTAAAATATTTGCGATCAAAACATAGAATTGTACAAGGTCATGCTGATGATGCTTCTACTTTCAATAAGGCTACAGTGTAAGGGGAGGGTTTCTGCTGAGTACGGCTCCAATGCGTCATCCAGCCATGATTTTAGGcctgccttaaaaaaaaaaaaaaaaaaaggaaaattattttctaaaatgacaaatatcGTGTTGACATGTCACATTCAAGTAGGATCCAAGCTcgcttttttctcttttttgctaGCTTAGCTAAAACTGACTGGCGCTCCTCCTTAGACACAAAACAGTCGGTTGCTAGGCAACAGAACTACAACAGGACAAGCATGGCGGAGGATAAACCAAAATCAGGTTCGTGTCACTTAACGCTACCTTAGCTAATTATAACCtagttattaattattttcGAGTCCCAATGTTATCGATAAACTTCCGCAAATTTGGCAATTTGTGTTTAATTCAAAGCCCCGTGATATTTTTTCAGTCTGAATAATTTGTCGGTTGTTGAAAGTAATTTGCCTGAAATATTTTATGTCGGAGTAACTGCTTCAGTAAAATAGTTTCTTGGCTCTGCTCGTGGTTCTCGTCTGTCCTGTCTGTTAGAGAGGATGGTGTCAGATGTCCACAAGAGGATTAAAGCAGCGTTTGAAGCGTTTGACTATGAATCGAACAACACTGTGGACGTCCGGTGAGTGAGACTGCTCTTAGACCAGGTGACTACTGtaatctgaaaacaaatgtacaatAACACCTTATTCTAACACTGTTTGAGTCACATCTCAGAACTTCATACACAGTAAATGTGAAAGTGGAGTGCATGTTCTAGTTATTGATCAGAACATATTAAGTATTGGACCTTTGTATGCAGGCTCCACCTCCAAAATGCTAATTAACCTACATATTTACACCAGCTCctgtgaatttaaatgtttagttTATGAATATGCTCCACTGTATCTTCACATGTACTTTGTAATCTTACACTATCAAGGACACTTGTGTGTTGCCAGAgtaatatatataaattaattataTGCGGTAAATACAGTTCTCCCATCCAGTCCTAGTCTGGTCTAGTATACCAAAAACCACTGACACAGTGTGCTCTGATCAAACTGggcaaacaaaatgtgtaataCATCGATTCAGGAGATCAGCACCATGAAACACAGTATTTGCATGCATTTAAATGGTGTGGTCTAACATGAAGTTTACTTTTCTAGGGAGATCAGCACCATCATCTACTCCCTAGGTTGCTTCCCCAATCAGGAAGACCTGCATGCCTTTATAGCTAAGGTCagagaagtctttttttttcatttggatgGACTAACAATCACACTAATCATCCAGGGCTCTTGAGGCTCGCTTGAGGTGTGCAGTTATTTAAATTGTCTGCTATGCCTTTTTGTAACATATCAATAGTAATGTAATTGTAATATCACCACCATTTGATATGCATTATCATTTTCTTCAGAACTGCATTAAGTGTTAATTTGCTGCAATGTAAATACAGAATTAACTGTATGCTTGAGATATTTATCATTCAGAGAGGAGTTAGAAAATTCAGAATTTGTTCAAGAAGCAAAACCCTGTATCTTTGTCCTGTTCAACCAGGTGGAAGAGGACCACACAGGATATATCCATTTGGACAAGTTCCTCCCAGCTATGACTAAAGTGCTGCTGGAGCACAAGTAAGAAGGTCACCACGCATGTTGTTTTGTAAATATAGCTGAATGAAAAATCCAAactaaccccctaaccctaacccaagaTCCCAAAAAgtgtaaatacaaatgtatcCCACTCAACTCAAAATAGCCTGAAACATGCTCCTAAACACTTTCTCAAGGAATTTGTTTGATCTTAACACTTTTTCAAAATTAATCTCTGATACATGCCATTCACTTTGGAAGCCTGCCTCTAAAATGAACCTAACCCAAGATCCAAAAAATTGTAGTTACAAATGTGTCCCATTTAACTCGAAATGGCCTGAAACATGCTCCTAAACATTTTCTGGAGAAACTTTTTGTCCTGACACTTTCTCAAAATGAGTCTCTAATCCATCACATTCACTTTGCAAGCCTACCTCTCAAATGAACCTAACCCAAGATCCAAAAGAGTCTAAATACAAATATGTCCCAGTCAAAACGAAATGGCCTAAAATATGCTCATAAACACTTTCTGGAGAAAGTTTTTTTCCTGACACTTTCTCAAAATTAATCTCAAGCCTGCCTCTAAAATGTACCTAACCTGAGATGGCCTCCAGCTTTGAGGATGCCATGACATGATGCAAGTAGGTGCTTGTGTTCAAGCCAATAATATAGCTTGTCTGTCTACTCCATGTTACTGATGGAGCAATAAATTGCAATGAGTGATGTCTGAAAGGCCTCCACTGATCACAGGTTTTGATCATAAATCTTTCAGTGAATTTTATTTTCACGACATGAAAAATACCAAATGTCAGGCATCTTTAAATATTACATGCCAGTTCTTTTTtcacctctgtgtctctgagctGGGAAATGGTCTCTAAAGTGTATGCTCCTTAACACAGACTAGTGGTGTCCACCTCTGCTTCACTTAGAACCAGGGAACACTTTAGATGTGGTATGTCATCATGTTTACAGAAACACTTTTGTATCACTGTGTTTACCTTTGTGTGTTAGGTTTCCTCCCATCCCTGAGGATGTTTTGCTTCAGGCTTTTGAGGTAAGACCAGCTGCAATTTCCTGGTATCCTCGTAGGTTATTAGCTGCTACTCTTACAGAGTCTTACAGTTTTATCGGGTAACAGCAGATCCCCTCAAATTCCCTTTGAAGCCGCTCAAAGCACAGTATCTAAATTAAGCAGGAGTCTGAGCCTCTGAGAACATCACACAGTCAACACAGTGATCCTGATATCAGTGTTAGTGACATATGTTTGTTGAAGCACAAGGGCTTGTTTCTAGGttctggataaagaaaagaaaggataCCTGGAGCCGGAGGAGCTGACAAAGTACATGACACAGGAAGGTTGGAAGCTTGTAAGACTTAAGTCGTTTTTGTGTGTCAAATGTTTCTGGTACTTCCATAGAAGAATATATGTAAACTTCAggcctgttgttgtttgtcctTAAACCAGGTGAGCCCTTCACtcaggaggagatggatgagATGCTGACAGCACTTGCTGACCCTGAGACAAACGTCATCTATTACAAGGACTTCATCTGCCAGCTGACTATCGACCCTGATATGTAAATAGTGTCTGGTGTTTGTGCTAATGTATGCATGTTCTTAAGGTGAACTTGTAAATCTgatataattaataaatatgCATCGATAAATCCCGACTTCGAGTTGTCTTTTGACTTTAATTGTATTTGGTCGGATTTGTTTAGCAGACTGGGGAAAGTGCAGGAGCGCCATCATATAACATATAAGGTATAACATATAGCAGTGCTGCCATGCTTTTATATATTGTGCTAAGCCTCTCTCCTTGTTTTTAAGTCGGACACAGCACAGGTGTTTTAAGAATACCAAATCACGTCAGTTGGAAAGTAATTGGAAGCTCCCTCATAACATCTTGAATATTGCTTGCCCACTGATTACATCTTGGCCCAGCGGTGATATCAGTATCAGAAGCAGGAGGTGATCTGGTCCCTCAAGTGACAGTGTGTACAGCCAATGAATAAATCAGGAAAGCAGTTGACATGATAAAAGATCAGGAGCACTTCCTATATGAGGTGACATTACATGAAATGTTCTCAGTTTTGGGAGtgggaaggaaggaaacaatCTTCATCATGGTGAATTATGAtgctgtgtgagaggaagcCATGATGATTCAATCAGTTCATTTCAGACTCCATGACTAGTACGGACCTCATCAATAAATGACCCAGAGTATGAGAAAATTAAAACCAAGCAATGACTGGATTTATCAGCGTTGCAATTTATCTGAGGTGATTCTGCAGTGAATATTTATACATGcatgaaactttaaaacagGGATGATACGACTTATCTGGAGCTTTGATAAGCAtatgacagcaaacacaagcaGTTCTCTATCTGAACATGAATGCATGCTGAAGTTCTGCTTCAGTCtcatttcacagtaaaaacaatgaCCCGTTACGGTTTAAGAGgacatcagaaaataaaacaggggCCTACAGAAATAGAAAACGTCTGTATTAAACATTCCCTTTTTcctaaacacaaacagaataagGCTCATTTACCTTCGACATaatcaaacaacagcaacaaatcaGTACAGTCTTGGTACACAGAGAAAATATTTAAAGGGATTTTCTTTACCTTTAGGTTCCTCTTTTTCACTTATACTCACACTTGTTGCATtgtaacatgaataaatgtgttcCCTCAGTGAAAAGGAGCtaaaacagcagctttacttAGCTAATAACGATCTTAGATCATGTAAGCaagaaacaaaataatccaCTTGCATGTAATAGAGCTGGGTTTGTGGTGGAATGTTTGAGTTTTAcatgcaaggaaaaaaaaaaaaaacagcggaGATGGCATCATTTCCTGCACAGTCACAAATTAAAGTGATTCCAATCCTGCAAAATAGTGAAATAGGGATTGACAGCAACATAGAGGCCAGTTTTCTAGGAAAGGGAAGTCAGAAAGTGGTGGCTTTGACATACAAGTGGGtgtgaaaagtgaaataaatttGCATTCTAAACAAGTACAATGAAGATATCACATTTTCAGCCACAGATTAAGAGGGGGAGTTCATGGTGAGTAACACCCTAGCTGCAagataataaatgaatgttgCAACCCccttttttctaaaaacacatccagaggCAGAGATTAAAGTGTTCCCTGTTAAGCAGCCATATTATGTGAGAATGCGGCTGCCAGCAACTTCTCATCTGCAGCAGGTTTATTAGCGGCAGTCGACGCGGCTCATTTGGTCCTTTAAGAGCCATAAatagacagaggaagaggaaggggaggaagaaaCATGACAGATTATAGAAAAgtctgaagagaaaaaacaagacagggaaacaaaaagaacacagaGGTAGAGAGATCTTTGACATCATATCCAGCTACCAACAGTGGTctcttaacatttgtttttgcattattGCACTGCAACTGATATACAGAGGAATGACAGTCTTAAAACATAATCAACCACACCCACaccacatttttcacatatgttAGGAAGAACAGGAGGCGGTGATCACCTCACTACTTTTCTACTACTAGAATGAgatagaagaggaagaggcaagATAGAGCCGTCTCTTTAAAAAAGGGTTCAGATGTGACCTGACAGGTTAAGGTTGGTCAAAGAAGCCCTGCTGTTTACTGGTTCAAACTGTGATTTTAAGTAGGTGACAACACCTAAAAAACATGCTtccaagaaacagaaaattcagCTATTTCAGCAATTACACAACTCTGTGTAGAAGTTAGTTGCATAGTGGAGCCAAAAGGTAAAATGATAAAGAGAAAGTGTCCTACAGCAGTAAATGCAGCTTTGTAAAAGAGCTCTTCAAACAACCCGGTCTCTATGAGTTTATCCAAACCACATCCCTCTTTATCTCATTCTGACTGGAGGCAAAGTCTTGTAAGGCCTTGGAGAAGTAGAGGACAAGAGTCAGATGATGGGCTATCATGAGTTTGCAAATATGTAAGATGGCATGATGTATAACACAGCATCCCATTCAACAGAGTGTCTCTTCCTGccttttacctttttttacacaaacatcgATTCAGCTCTGTTAATACCTACGCATTCGGCCTTATTATTTATACAGAGTGTCGAGGCTGAGTCACAGAATAAGCAGGGCAGTGTCTCCTTCAAAAGGCAAAAAATTGAACTGGAATGCAAAAGAGCTTTGCATATACATATTATTATATGTACACACAATTAatgcacacacttgcagacAATGAACTGGTGAAAATCTGGTTAGGACAGACTGAAAACTAATGTTTGGGTTACTGGGTTCACAGCATTCACCTCAAAAAATCAAAACTGAGcccatgtttttaaaatccgCTGGTCTAACCTGATCAATAACCACTGTAACACGTCATCTGACTCCTGTAAATGATAACAATAAGTTTTCTTTATGGTCCACCTGGGCCATAAGATGCAAGGCTGACGGCTCTAGCCTGATATATTTCACAAACAGTCCAACAGTGGCTACTTTGCATCACGCCATAGATCAAGTATCCAGAGCCACATTGTTTGCCAACATCAAGTTAGCTCTACACACAGATGGATACAGTGTCTTTTAGATCTGCAGCACCAGGCCAGCAGCTGAGATGTTGTCCCCTCCACCTGCAGTCTGGTAAACCTCGGTGCACACCAGTACTGGAGCTACGCAGATCTCATAGTTGTCCTCGTCCCAGCAGCTGACGGGCCTGGTCTCCTGCAGAGGGATGCGCTGGCTGCCCTCCCGCCGGCTGACAGAGAAGGAGTCGTCCATGATGAGCCTCGCCTTGCTGGGGTCAATGTCATTGGAGCCGCAGACATGGCGGTTAGCTGTGAGAGAGGCCTTGGCGGTGGCTGACATGGTGTTCTTCCACTGGGAGCCATGCGTCACAATCATAGCCTGAAAGGCCAGCGTGTGGACGTGGAGCCGTGTCAGCGGCTTAACTCGAGCGCTGTTTGTGTCGCTTTCTGTACTGGCATCCTTGTGGCGCTGATTCAGGATGCGATAGACCTCCCTCATCTGGTCGAGGACAGTAGCTACACGAGGGTTTGGGTCTGACAGCACTGTGATGTTGGAGCCTTTAAGTAAACTGAGCAGGTTGGGAAGCTCCTGTTCATTCATTCCCAAAGAGTCCGCCTGGGGAAGCACAATGAGGATGAACGATTAAACTCGGGACCTGCCTCTGACTTAACTGTGCAGCAAAAAAAGTCATATATCCCACTGAGTGAAATAATCTGTCAATGTAATCAACATCTTTGAAGTAGTTGTGTGCCAGGCAGATGGCATGCTCAGGTGTGCAATTCTGCGTCGACTGattgtgttattttacagaGCTAAGAGGAAAAACTATACTTGCTGTGGGGACTGCAATGAAGAAAACCAATGCAATTGGAGGATTTCCAGTCATACAGCAGCATATTAGCTATATTAGGCTGTGGCTACATGGATATACTTTATAATTATAAATACAAAAAGGCAAGAATAACATTTACTGAAAATTAATTAGTGTTTAAAGTAGTCATTAGTTTGTAGATCAAAATGCATTTCTATATGCACAGTGGTTTTAATAGTTtagatgttttctctttctaaaaaaaaagaaaaaaaagggttcatCTTTTCATACATCAAGATGCTCGTGAGCAAGGCATTTTACTTACTCCAATAAATCCACATGCAAATtcaggagacaaacacagtttgtgCTGAGTCACACTCAGTTTTGTTTATAAGTGTACTGAACTAATATACCTGAAAAAACCTCTTTCAAACTAGCTGATATTACTTGTCAGACCGCATCGTCCACTTgactaaaacattttgttcaccATCATTTAAGTCAACTACTCTAACAAACATGCATGAATTCATGCATTGATTCATTTAATTGTTCAGTCGTACTTACATAGGGGATGACATAGTCAAGTAGGTCTTCCATTATACTCTCTTCTACAAAACTGGCCATCTCAAAATGGACTCCAATACGTGGAGACGAGGAggacaggaggtcagacagacGAGACAGGAGAGCAGCCCGCTCACCTGGAATAACGAAGGGGTATTGGTGGAAAGTGAACAGAAAAAATTCAGACAAATGATGATGTTCAAAAtaagcaacaaataaaaagcttGTCAACAACTGTCTCTTACCCGACTGGAAGGGGAAATTATCCATCATTTGCAGCCCACCTACCACCAGCAGATCTGGTCTGAAGTCCTCCAGTTTCTCAGCAAAGTC includes:
- the efcab2 gene encoding dynein regulatory complex protein 8 isoform X2 yields the protein MSHSSRIQARFFLFFASLAKTDWRSSLDTKQSVARQQNYNRTSMAEDKPKSERMVSDVHKRIKAAFEAFDYESNNTVDVREISTIIYSLGCFPNQEDLHAFIAKVEEDHTGYIHLDKFLPAMTKVLLEHKFPPIPEDVLLQAFEVLDKEKKGYLEPEELTKYMTQEGWKLVSPSLRRRWMRC
- the efcab2 gene encoding dynein regulatory complex protein 8 isoform X1; the encoded protein is MSHSSRIQARFFLFFASLAKTDWRSSLDTKQSVARQQNYNRTSMAEDKPKSERMVSDVHKRIKAAFEAFDYESNNTVDVREISTIIYSLGCFPNQEDLHAFIAKVEEDHTGYIHLDKFLPAMTKVLLEHKFPPIPEDVLLQAFEVLDKEKKGYLEPEELTKYMTQEGEPFTQEEMDEMLTALADPETNVIYYKDFICQLTIDPDM
- the adpgk2 gene encoding ADP-dependent glucokinase: MEGGGRISWMKYGPLLSLCVVFWAVWFRSPQNEGLDDRLDTVLSSLLRAERKVGVNNVARPKVAVGFGGCVDLIVDGVSLLNKIDLPPSDQPLHHDYIENEVQLAQSFAYFFAPGAAAERFVLNDTLFSELVEASRDLPGNRWAVGGNAPVMAGRMATEGCDVLLGGSFSPDFNDVLSQHITVAGNVVEEPDIHLILEYPSGATWGQYTSRRANRYIVHSDDHNPYLASMEDFAEKLEDFRPDLLVVGGLQMMDNFPFQSGERAALLSRLSDLLSSSSPRIGVHFEMASFVEESIMEDLLDYVIPYADSLGMNEQELPNLLSLLKGSNITVLSDPNPRVATVLDQMREVYRILNQRHKDASTESDTNSARVKPLTRLHVHTLAFQAMIVTHGSQWKNTMSATAKASLTANRHVCGSNDIDPSKARLIMDDSFSVSRREGSQRIPLQETRPVSCWDEDNYEICVAPVLVCTEVYQTAGGGDNISAAGLVLQI